Proteins encoded in a region of the Panthera uncia isolate 11264 chromosome B2 unlocalized genomic scaffold, Puncia_PCG_1.0 HiC_scaffold_24, whole genome shotgun sequence genome:
- the LOC125938395 gene encoding HLA class II histocompatibility antigen, DO beta chain-like isoform X3, producing the protein MILLSHLFFPSRMRSGWVSWMVVLQVSVIRLDSSMTQGRDSPEDFVIQAKADCYFTNGTEKVQFVVRFIFNLEEYARFDSDVGMFVALTELGKPDAELWNNRPDILERSKASVDALCRHNYKLGAPFTVGRKGFYPGDIKIMWFRNGQQERVGVMSTGLIRNGDWTFQTMVMLEMTPELGDVYTCLVNHPSLLSPISVEWRAQSAYSWRKMLSGIAAFLLGLIFLLVGTVICLRAQKGYVETQLSGDEVMSSSLSLGGQLLSLCFGQRERSWG; encoded by the exons ATGATTTTACTGTctcacttattttttccttccagaatgCGTTCTGGGTGGGTTTCCTGGATGGTGGTTCTGCAAGTGAGTGTAATCAGGCTGGATTCCTCCATGACTCAAGGCAGAGACTCTCCAG AAGATTTTGTGATTCAGGCAAAGGCTGACTGTTACTTCACCAATGGGACAGAGAAGGTGCAGTTTGTGGTGAGATTCATTTTTAACTTGGAAGAGTATGCACGTTTCGACAGCGATGTGGGAATGTTTGTGGCATTGACAGAGCTGGGGAAGCCTGATGCTGAGCTGTGGAACAATCGGCCAGATATATTGGAGAGGAGTAAAGCTTCTGTGGATGCACTCTGCAGACATAACTACAAGCTGGGTGCACCCTTCACTGTGGGGAGAAAAG GTTTCTATCCAGGGGACATCAAGATCATGTGGTTCCGGAATGGGCAGCAGGAGAGAGTAGGGGTCATGTCCACTGGCCTTATCAGGAATGGAGACTGGACCTTTCAGACAATGGTGATGCTGGAAATGACTCCTGAACTTGGAGATGTCTACACCTGCCTTGTTAATCATCCCAGCCTGCTGAGCCCTATTTCTGTGGAGTGGA GAGCTCAGTCTGCATATTCTTGGAGAAAGATGCTAAGTGGAATTGCAGCCTTCCTTCTTGGGCTGATCTTCCTTCTGGTGGGGACTGTCATCTGCCTCAGGGCTCAGAAAG GGTATGTGGAGACGCAGTTGTCTGGTGATGAGGTAATGTCTTCTTCCTTGTCTTTGGGTGGCCAATTGTTGTCCCTGTGCTTTGGCCAGAGGGAGAGGTCTTGGGGATAG
- the LOC125938395 gene encoding HLA class II histocompatibility antigen, DO beta chain-like isoform X2 gives MILLSHLFFPSRMRSGWVSWMVVLQVSVIRLDSSMTQGRDSPEDFVIQAKADCYFTNGTEKVQFVVRFIFNLEEYARFDSDVGMFVALTELGKPDAELWNNRPDILERSKASVDALCRHNYKLGAPFTVGRKVQPEVAVYPERTPSLQHHNLLLCSVTGFYPGDIKIMWFRNGQQERVGVMSTGLIRNGDWTFQTMVMLEMTPELGDVYTCLVNHPSLLSPISVEWRAQSAYSWRKMLSGIAAFLLGLIFLLVGTVICLRAQKGYVETQLSGDEVSRAVPSP, from the exons ATGATTTTACTGTctcacttattttttccttccagaatgCGTTCTGGGTGGGTTTCCTGGATGGTGGTTCTGCAAGTGAGTGTAATCAGGCTGGATTCCTCCATGACTCAAGGCAGAGACTCTCCAG AAGATTTTGTGATTCAGGCAAAGGCTGACTGTTACTTCACCAATGGGACAGAGAAGGTGCAGTTTGTGGTGAGATTCATTTTTAACTTGGAAGAGTATGCACGTTTCGACAGCGATGTGGGAATGTTTGTGGCATTGACAGAGCTGGGGAAGCCTGATGCTGAGCTGTGGAACAATCGGCCAGATATATTGGAGAGGAGTAAAGCTTCTGTGGATGCACTCTGCAGACATAACTACAAGCTGGGTGCACCCTTCACTGTGGGGAGAAAAG tGCAACCAGAGGTGGCGGTGTATCCAGAGAGGACCCCATCCCTGCAACACCACAATCTGCTGCTTTGCTCTGTGACAGGTTTCTATCCAGGGGACATCAAGATCATGTGGTTCCGGAATGGGCAGCAGGAGAGAGTAGGGGTCATGTCCACTGGCCTTATCAGGAATGGAGACTGGACCTTTCAGACAATGGTGATGCTGGAAATGACTCCTGAACTTGGAGATGTCTACACCTGCCTTGTTAATCATCCCAGCCTGCTGAGCCCTATTTCTGTGGAGTGGA GAGCTCAGTCTGCATATTCTTGGAGAAAGATGCTAAGTGGAATTGCAGCCTTCCTTCTTGGGCTGATCTTCCTTCTGGTGGGGACTGTCATCTGCCTCAGGGCTCAGAAAG GGTATGTGGAGACGCAGTTGTCTGGTGATGAG GTCTCAAGAGCAGTTCCCTCACCATAG
- the LOC125938395 gene encoding HLA class II histocompatibility antigen, DO beta chain-like isoform X1 translates to MILLSHLFFPSRMRSGWVSWMVVLQVSVIRLDSSMTQGRDSPEDFVIQAKADCYFTNGTEKVQFVVRFIFNLEEYARFDSDVGMFVALTELGKPDAELWNNRPDILERSKASVDALCRHNYKLGAPFTVGRKVQPEVAVYPERTPSLQHHNLLLCSVTGFYPGDIKIMWFRNGQQERVGVMSTGLIRNGDWTFQTMVMLEMTPELGDVYTCLVNHPSLLSPISVEWRAQSAYSWRKMLSGIAAFLLGLIFLLVGTVICLRAQKGYVETQLSGDEVMSSSLSLGGQLLSLCFGQRERSWG, encoded by the exons ATGATTTTACTGTctcacttattttttccttccagaatgCGTTCTGGGTGGGTTTCCTGGATGGTGGTTCTGCAAGTGAGTGTAATCAGGCTGGATTCCTCCATGACTCAAGGCAGAGACTCTCCAG AAGATTTTGTGATTCAGGCAAAGGCTGACTGTTACTTCACCAATGGGACAGAGAAGGTGCAGTTTGTGGTGAGATTCATTTTTAACTTGGAAGAGTATGCACGTTTCGACAGCGATGTGGGAATGTTTGTGGCATTGACAGAGCTGGGGAAGCCTGATGCTGAGCTGTGGAACAATCGGCCAGATATATTGGAGAGGAGTAAAGCTTCTGTGGATGCACTCTGCAGACATAACTACAAGCTGGGTGCACCCTTCACTGTGGGGAGAAAAG tGCAACCAGAGGTGGCGGTGTATCCAGAGAGGACCCCATCCCTGCAACACCACAATCTGCTGCTTTGCTCTGTGACAGGTTTCTATCCAGGGGACATCAAGATCATGTGGTTCCGGAATGGGCAGCAGGAGAGAGTAGGGGTCATGTCCACTGGCCTTATCAGGAATGGAGACTGGACCTTTCAGACAATGGTGATGCTGGAAATGACTCCTGAACTTGGAGATGTCTACACCTGCCTTGTTAATCATCCCAGCCTGCTGAGCCCTATTTCTGTGGAGTGGA GAGCTCAGTCTGCATATTCTTGGAGAAAGATGCTAAGTGGAATTGCAGCCTTCCTTCTTGGGCTGATCTTCCTTCTGGTGGGGACTGTCATCTGCCTCAGGGCTCAGAAAG GGTATGTGGAGACGCAGTTGTCTGGTGATGAGGTAATGTCTTCTTCCTTGTCTTTGGGTGGCCAATTGTTGTCCCTGTGCTTTGGCCAGAGGGAGAGGTCTTGGGGATAG